A section of the Pedobacter sp. HDW13 genome encodes:
- a CDS encoding NAD-dependent epimerase/dehydratase family protein: MKTVAIIGGNGFIGKNFASYFANKGYQVSVIDRSISGAAAENKYIRYFSVDIHHTPELIGICESADAVIWLVHASVPSTKDESLVDDFMLNVSPIVKFLEKAEQISSLAKFVYLSSGGTVYGNVSTHQPIKEIQELNPISNYGLSKVVAEDYVRYITQDKSFESVILRPSNVYGPYQNLVKPQGIVGFAFNSIKNNTILDLYDEGRVIRDFIFVGDLVEAVESSILMEKNSGKTTIYNVGSGDGHSIREIIAKIEEITGSQLQLNHKSSRNFDCAYNVLDTTKLLDHTGWHKKTPMEEGLQKVWNWIENEN, from the coding sequence ATGAAAACAGTTGCAATTATTGGAGGAAACGGGTTTATCGGTAAAAATTTTGCCAGCTATTTTGCGAATAAAGGATATCAAGTTTCGGTGATCGATCGTAGTATAAGTGGAGCAGCAGCTGAAAACAAATATATACGTTACTTTTCTGTTGATATACATCACACTCCAGAATTAATTGGAATTTGTGAGAGTGCTGATGCTGTGATCTGGTTGGTGCATGCATCTGTACCTTCTACAAAAGATGAAAGTTTAGTTGATGATTTCATGCTGAACGTTTCGCCAATTGTAAAGTTTTTGGAAAAGGCAGAACAAATTTCTTCGCTTGCTAAGTTTGTTTACCTTTCGTCAGGCGGTACGGTTTATGGAAATGTATCAACGCATCAGCCCATCAAGGAAATCCAAGAATTAAATCCGATTTCCAATTATGGTCTTTCTAAAGTTGTGGCAGAAGATTATGTAAGATATATTACGCAGGACAAATCATTTGAATCTGTTATTTTAAGACCATCAAATGTATATGGCCCTTACCAAAATTTAGTAAAACCTCAAGGGATCGTTGGCTTTGCTTTTAATTCAATTAAAAATAACACGATTTTAGACTTATATGATGAGGGTAGAGTAATCAGGGATTTTATCTTTGTAGGTGATCTTGTTGAAGCTGTAGAAAGTTCGATTCTAATGGAAAAGAATTCAGGAAAAACAACAATTTATAATGTAGGAAGTGGTGATGGACACTCAATTCGAGAAATTATTGCTAAAATTGAAGAAATAACGGGTAGTCAGTTACAGTTAAACCATAAATCTTCACGTAATTTTGATTGTGCATACAATGTATTGGATACCACAAAATTGTTAGACCATACAGGTTGGCACAAAAAAACGCCTATGGAAGAAGGATTGCAAAAAGTGTGGAATTGGATAGAAAACGAAAATTAA
- a CDS encoding glycosyltransferase family 4 protein produces MKFVHVEDFFHPNAGYQLNLLTKLQVEQGHDVTIVASEMQKMPDFLTSFFGKDNIEEKDKQFTERTGVKVVRHPIYRFYSGRSIFKPGLHKKIRSLKPDVLFMHNEDTLTGIKLLWAYKRMNVPYVLDCHMLEMASENKFSEYFRKFYRKFVTPIILKNNIPLIRVVDSDFVQKHYHIPLEKTKLLSFGTDVNYFKPDSELKQKFRAELKIEKDDYVVLYAGKLDVSKGALQFAEAIKNKIELENRAIKFVIVGNSLDNEYGKKVDSILQASENNILRFPTQNYYELVRFYQLADVAVYPRQCSMSYFEAQACGLPVVLEENEINIERASNKKGIIFSEGSVEEFRQAIFTFGSMPKEEFSIYKNNSVKNIVDNFNFVNVAQKFTDIMLDEYHKFKNRRRN; encoded by the coding sequence ATGAAATTTGTACATGTAGAAGATTTTTTTCATCCCAATGCCGGATATCAGCTGAATCTTTTAACTAAGCTTCAAGTTGAGCAAGGACATGATGTTACTATTGTAGCTTCAGAAATGCAGAAAATGCCGGATTTCTTGACGTCTTTTTTCGGTAAAGACAATATCGAAGAAAAAGATAAACAGTTTACAGAAAGGACGGGTGTAAAAGTAGTAAGGCATCCAATCTATAGGTTTTATAGTGGTAGATCTATCTTTAAGCCAGGATTGCATAAAAAGATCCGAAGTCTTAAACCTGATGTACTGTTCATGCACAATGAAGATACCCTTACAGGAATTAAACTCTTATGGGCGTACAAAAGAATGAATGTCCCTTATGTATTAGACTGCCATATGCTAGAAATGGCTTCAGAGAATAAATTCAGCGAATATTTTCGTAAATTTTATAGAAAATTTGTTACACCGATTATTCTTAAAAACAATATTCCGCTCATCAGAGTTGTAGATAGCGATTTTGTGCAAAAGCATTACCATATTCCTCTAGAAAAAACCAAGTTACTTTCTTTTGGAACCGATGTTAATTATTTTAAGCCTGATAGTGAATTAAAACAAAAGTTCAGAGCAGAACTAAAAATTGAAAAAGACGATTATGTTGTGCTATATGCTGGAAAGTTAGATGTTTCTAAAGGTGCTCTACAATTTGCAGAAGCTATAAAAAATAAAATTGAATTGGAAAATAGAGCAATTAAGTTTGTGATTGTTGGGAATTCTTTAGACAATGAGTATGGCAAGAAAGTAGATAGTATATTACAGGCCTCTGAAAACAATATTTTGAGATTCCCTACTCAAAATTATTATGAACTGGTTAGATTTTACCAATTAGCAGATGTTGCTGTATATCCAAGACAATGCAGCATGAGCTATTTTGAAGCTCAAGCTTGTGGCCTCCCTGTAGTTTTAGAAGAGAATGAAATTAATATAGAAAGAGCAAGTAATAAAAAGGGAATTATTTTTTCAGAAGGTTCTGTAGAAGAATTCAGACAGGCAATCTTTACATTCGGTAGCATGCCGAAAGAAGAATTCAGTATCTACAAAAATAATTCCGTTAAAAATATTGTAGATAACTTTAATTTTGTAAATGTTGCGCAAAAGTTTACTGACATCATGCTTGATGAATATCATAAATTTAAGAATAGAAGGCGAAATTAA
- the wecB gene encoding non-hydrolyzing UDP-N-acetylglucosamine 2-epimerase: protein MKILTIIGARPQFVKAAVLSRIIAKDDSVTELLVHTGQHYDSNMSDVFFEEMQIPKPNYQLKIKSKYHGEMTALMMIEIEKIAMEEKPDWIMVYGDTNSTLAGALVASKLHIKLAHVEAGLRSFNNLMPEEINRIVTDRLSDILFCPTDSAVKNLQMEGYQNLRDKKIVKTGDVMLDASMFYADKVKKGVDGVTEGFVLCTIHRPVNTDDQQHLSIILSGLNEIGKEKKVFFPVHPRTRGKIEEMDSEYVTTYPNIIFADPISYFEMIWCLQNCSFVITDSGGLQKEAYFFKKMCLTLRDETEWVELVEYGYNFLSSINQEEIIEKAGKITETNKGFDEFLYGDGHTGQFILDNLKNYS, encoded by the coding sequence ATGAAAATTTTAACCATAATAGGAGCTAGGCCACAATTCGTTAAAGCAGCTGTCTTGAGCAGAATCATTGCGAAGGATGACAGTGTGACCGAACTTTTAGTCCATACTGGCCAACACTACGACTCAAATATGTCTGATGTTTTTTTTGAGGAAATGCAAATTCCCAAGCCAAATTATCAGCTAAAAATAAAAAGCAAATATCATGGTGAAATGACAGCTCTGATGATGATTGAGATTGAAAAAATAGCAATGGAAGAAAAGCCAGATTGGATTATGGTTTATGGAGATACTAATTCTACACTTGCAGGTGCACTTGTTGCATCCAAATTGCATATCAAACTTGCTCATGTAGAGGCCGGACTAAGATCTTTTAATAATTTGATGCCTGAAGAAATCAATAGGATTGTAACAGATAGACTTAGCGATATTCTTTTTTGTCCGACCGACAGTGCGGTAAAAAATTTGCAAATGGAGGGTTATCAAAATTTGCGAGATAAAAAAATTGTTAAAACAGGAGATGTCATGCTTGATGCTTCTATGTTTTATGCTGATAAAGTGAAAAAAGGAGTTGATGGAGTTACGGAAGGCTTTGTGCTATGCACTATTCATAGACCAGTAAATACCGATGATCAACAGCATTTGTCAATCATTTTATCAGGGTTAAACGAAATTGGTAAAGAAAAGAAAGTCTTCTTTCCTGTACACCCGAGAACCAGAGGGAAAATAGAAGAAATGGACAGTGAGTATGTGACAACATATCCAAACATTATTTTTGCAGATCCAATCAGTTACTTCGAAATGATATGGTGCTTACAGAATTGTAGCTTTGTTATTACCGATAGTGGTGGATTGCAAAAGGAAGCATACTTTTTTAAAAAAATGTGCCTAACACTTCGTGATGAAACAGAGTGGGTTGAGTTAGTAGAATATGGTTATAATTTTCTCTCTAGTATCAATCAGGAAGAAATTATAGAAAAGGCAGGTAAAATAACAGAAACTAATAAAGGTTTTGACGAGTTTTTATATGGGGATGGACACACAGGACAATTTATCCTTGACAACCTTAAAAATTATAGCTAA
- a CDS encoding oligosaccharide flippase family protein, whose translation MKKLKNRFRSIFENKFVKSVSILASGSIISQLVVLASSTALSRLFSVSDFGYLSLFTSISTFFAVLSTGRFELAIGLPESDSESKKIIQLIIYTGSTIAGIYFVGIVFLKDLININDSTGFLHSPTAYLAPIYIFFVAIYSALGYWFQRKKDYKLIAFSSSLQVIATALISIVFGLLHFSHGMIYSLLFGIAISTLFLFFKDRELSRLNEDKSSVLQVMKKYIYFPKYMIVSDLSLSASQQFIPIIFSALYNATTVGFFAMANRIIRLPNILITSSIGNVFRNEAIDEIRKSGNCKALYLSTLKKLAIISGPIYLAIFIVAPYIFLFFFGAQWVTAGYYARILCLMLAIEFVVLPLNTLFNIYEKQKIFMKLQILNAVCSISLIYMGYYWFKSAAYSLVFFSLNSIIFNLVFLSLTYKIVKNAKENI comes from the coding sequence TTGAAAAAATTAAAAAATCGATTTCGCAGCATTTTTGAAAATAAGTTCGTCAAGAGCGTTTCAATCTTGGCCTCTGGATCTATCATTAGCCAGCTTGTAGTACTTGCTTCATCTACTGCATTATCTCGTCTATTTTCAGTTTCAGATTTCGGATATTTATCATTATTTACCAGTATAAGTACTTTTTTTGCTGTGCTTTCAACTGGTCGTTTTGAATTGGCAATCGGACTTCCTGAATCAGACAGCGAATCAAAGAAAATCATACAACTTATTATCTATACGGGGTCTACGATCGCCGGAATATATTTTGTCGGAATTGTCTTCCTTAAAGATTTGATTAATATAAATGATAGTACAGGATTTTTGCATTCTCCAACTGCTTATTTAGCTCCTATTTATATTTTTTTCGTAGCTATTTATTCTGCATTAGGTTATTGGTTTCAAAGAAAGAAAGATTATAAACTAATTGCATTTTCGAGTTCATTGCAAGTGATCGCTACAGCGTTGATCAGTATTGTTTTCGGTTTACTTCACTTTTCACATGGGATGATTTATTCTTTATTATTCGGAATAGCAATTTCCACCTTATTTTTATTTTTTAAGGATCGAGAACTGAGTAGGTTAAATGAGGACAAGAGCTCAGTTCTTCAAGTGATGAAGAAATATATCTATTTCCCAAAATATATGATTGTTTCCGATTTATCATTGTCTGCAAGCCAGCAATTTATTCCAATCATATTTTCAGCATTATATAATGCAACAACAGTGGGATTTTTTGCCATGGCAAATAGAATAATCAGGCTGCCAAATATTCTAATCACTTCTTCTATAGGAAATGTTTTTAGAAATGAGGCTATAGATGAAATTAGAAAATCTGGTAATTGTAAGGCACTTTACCTGTCTACATTAAAAAAACTTGCAATTATATCTGGCCCTATATATCTTGCCATTTTTATTGTAGCTCCATACATTTTTTTATTTTTTTTCGGAGCTCAATGGGTAACTGCAGGTTATTATGCCAGAATTTTGTGTTTAATGCTAGCGATAGAGTTCGTTGTCTTGCCCCTTAATACGCTTTTCAATATTTACGAGAAACAGAAAATATTTATGAAACTACAGATATTAAATGCTGTTTGTAGTATTTCATTGATTTATATGGGGTATTACTGGTTTAAGAGTGCGGCCTATTCGTTAGTGTTTTTTTCATTGAACTCCATCATATTCAATTTGGTTTTTTTATCACTAACCTATAAAATTGTTAAAAATGCTAAAGAGAATATTTAG